Below is a genomic region from Catenuloplanes atrovinosus.
CACCCGCGGGATCTGCCTCGCCCACGTGGCCTCGTTGCCGAAGCCGTCCAGGATCTCCCGCAGCGCGCCGCTGTACCGGGCGTGCAACCGCTGCGCATCATCGACGGCGCTATACGCGACGTACCCGGTGTACAGGCCCATCTCCTCGACGACTATCCCGCCACCGCGCCGCACCGTACCGGCGGCACGCAGCAGCGCCTCCTCGCGCGCGGGAATGTGCGCGAACACCATCCGGGCGTGGACGCCGTCGAACGGTTCGTCATCGGGCACCGGGTCGGTCACGATGTCGTGCCGCTCGACCCGGACGACCGCGCCCGGATGCAGCGTCTTATCCGTGGCCCGGACGAACCCGGACGGCCCGACGACCTCCTGCATGTCCTGCGCCGTTCTGCCGTGGCCGGCACCGATTTCCCACCACCGCCCGCCCGCGCCCAGCCCCACCGACTCCATCCGCGCGATGCTGAAGCGGTCGAACATCGCCGACAAGTGGTCGAGGGAGGTGTCGCCAGCGGGGTGTGCGAGCCCATAGCTGCCCGCGCGGGCGGCTTCGGAAGTGCTGATAGCGGTCATGGGAACTCCTGAGTCAGATACAGGTGCCGGCCGGGCATGGCGAAGCCGCACACCAGAGGGCTAGGCGATTGGGATGGGATGGCGCGCCGGAAGATGCCGGTCGCGCAGTTCGGCGTGCAAGGGCTCCAAGGCGGCCCACTCGGCGAAGGGCGACAGGTGGCGGTCCGGCCAGGCCTCGTAGGGCAGCTCGAACGTCACGGGCTCGGCCGGAGCACCGTCGATGACTTCGAGGCGGACGAGGGTCGCGCCGTAGTCGCAGGTTCCCGGCGCTGGAAGGTTAGCCTCGATGGGCACCAGCGGCGCGACGTACCGGGCGCGCCCGGTACGGCCGTCACCGACCGTGGAGGATTGCACCTCCTGCCACGCGCTGGCGTGTTCGTACCAACACAGACCAGCGTTCGCCCCGCTGCACCAAGGCGGGTGCGACAGCAACCGCCGGATGCCATCCGAGCTGGCCCACGCGGTGACACGGCCGTACACCAGCCCCGTAGACAATGGAGGCTCACCCTCCGCAAGCCGCGCTGCCGTCAGGTCATGGAAAGCCCGAGCCGCCAGCGGCAGAACCTCAGACAGCAGCTTGTGCGGGCCGTGCTCGCGCAGCATCGACAGCTTCACCGGCAGGCATGGATACAACTCTCCGTCTTCCCAGCATCTCCACGAGCGCGGATGCGGCACA
It encodes:
- a CDS encoding class I SAM-dependent methyltransferase, with product MESVGLGAGGRWWEIGAGHGRTAQDMQEVVGPSGFVRATDKTLHPGAVVRVERHDIVTDPVPDDEPFDGVHARMVFAHIPAREEALLRAAGTVRRGGGIVVEEMGLYTGYVAYSAVDDAQRLHARYSGALREILDGFGNEATWARQIPRVLARAGYSDFHVEVHTETWPGATAGCELLVSVSDGLRPHLAAQGFGEQDVGRLHEMLRHPSTRLVANPLVCTTAIRTGD